The following are encoded in a window of Fusarium verticillioides 7600 chromosome 6, whole genome shotgun sequence genomic DNA:
- a CDS encoding transcription initiation factor TFIIE subunit beta, producing MSSYFERQANAFKGTLSAAATKISNPSTNKASSLAVPSLAPPSPSPSAASDPNTPTSKRKRDAGPEVPYSQPQLTGYGAGVKTQMTYAVDYLKKKGDAKTITDIIDHLSLRNFDDEHKRQLAEGLRGHPRVEWKPDANLSEQTWKTGTYVHRPIIPGVKDSTSLLAHLQAKTDASGVSVKDLKDGWPDCEDTISALERQHKILVVRTKKDNIPRYVWPNDPSLHHEVQPEFQSMWQRVQLPPLEEMHRKLTSVGQKPTSEDPRKAKDGLANKPKAQKRRKGNRIGKATNVHMAHLMQDYSGMRR from the coding sequence ATGTCGTCCTATTTCGAAAGGCAGGCAAATGCTTTCAAGGGGACCCTCTCAGCAGCCGCGACAAAGATCTCAAatccatcaacaaacaaGGCTTCATCTCTCGCCGTCCCTTCGCTTGCTCCTCCCTCACCATCTCCTTCAGCAGCCTCCGATCCAAATACTCCTACTTCCAAGCGAAAACGAGATGCTGGCCCCGAGGTGCCCTACTCTCAGCCGCAGCTCACAGGCTATGGTGCTGGGGTCAAGACGCAAATGACCTATGCTGTCGATTACCTAAAAAAGAAGGGCGACGCAAAGACCATCACGGATATTATCGACCATCTGAGTTTGCGGAATTTTGACGATGAGCACAAGCGACAACTTGCTGAAGGTTTGCGAGGGCACCCTCGTGTAGAGTGGAAGCCTGATGCAAACCTGAGCGAACAGACCTGGAAGACTGGCACTTATGTCCACCGACCTATCATTCCCGGAGTCAAGGACTCAACCAGCCTTctcgctcatcttcaagccaagacagaCGCTTCAGGTGTGTCAGtgaaggatctcaaggacgGCTGGCCCGACTGCGAAGACACAATATCAGCCCTCGAGCGTCAGCACAAAATCTTGGTGGTGCGTACCAAAAAGGATAACATCCCGCGATACGTTTGGCCCAACGATCCCTCGCTGCATCACGAGGTCCAGCCAGAGTTCCAGAGCATGTGGCAGCGTGTGCAACTACCACCCCTCGAGGAGATGCACCGTAAGCTTACGAGCGTCGGTCAAAAGCCTACAAGCGAGGATCCTCGCAAGGCGAAGGATGGACTGGccaacaagcccaaggctcAGAAACGTCGCAAGGGCAACAGGATCGGCAAGGCTACCAACGTGCACATGGCGCATCTCATGCAAGACTACAGTGGCATGCGACGATAG
- a CDS encoding cytochrome-b5 reductase produces the protein MSAKKEFTMQDVAEHNTSSDIYMVVHDKVYDCTKFLDEHPGGEEVMLDVAGQDATEAFEDVGHSDEAREVLDGLLVGELKRLPGDEGPKRQIANSNQGSGKSDPAGSSLNTYAIVVAVGFIAYVAYNYLQKQQEAQGQASA, from the exons ATGTCCGCGAAGAAGGAGTTCACCATGCAGGATGTTGCTGAGCACAACACCTCCAGCGACATCTACATGGTTGTTCACGACAAGGTCTACGACTGCACCAAGTTCCTCGACGAGCACCC CGGTGGTGAGGAGGTCATGCTCGACGTTGCCGGTCAGGATGCCACCGAGGCTTTCGAGGATGTTGGCCACAGTGACGAGGCCCGAGAGGTTCTCGACGGTCTTCTCGTCGGTGAGCTCAAGCGTCTG CCTGGTGACGAGGGCCCCAAGCGCCAAATCGCCAACTCGAACCAGGGAAGTGGCAAGTCTGATCCCGCCGGCTCCAGCTTGAACACATACGCCATTGTTGTCGCCGTTGGTTTCATCGCCTACGTTGCCTACAACTAtctccagaagcagcaagaggctcaaggccaagcctcCGCATAA